A portion of the Phaeodactylum tricornutum CCAP 1055/1 chromosome 7, whole genome shotgun sequence genome contains these proteins:
- a CDS encoding predicted protein: MNDEPEIVVDFAAAEEVAPLTEEIQNHADPMGSGFLWYTPPLASTKEHRTGGHEWMISGHDMQVLTTTVPPGEQVVTEIGSFMYGSVDMKTSVELTLCSRVGFAGGLSRILGGESCVKVMLTNASNEEGYVGITPNFPAKIVPIKFGHHISPDHALISQGGAYMSHLGDVNVGCDLDASLRTCCCAGFGCFRQKITGSDESIAFLAAGGTLIYRYLSENETITVDSRSVVAMEETVTLGIAPNGRICMCCLGGEGCFSTTLTGPGKVFMQSMNFQKFRDAVQTTVIDDRGDGSESAFN; this comes from the exons atgaacGACGAACCAgagattgttgttgactTTGCGGCGGCTGAGGAAGTCGCACCATTGACAGAGGAGATCCAAAACCATGCGGATCCGA TGGGCTCGGGGTTTCTCTGGTACACACCGCCTTTGGCGAGCACCAAGGAGCATCGTACGGGTGGGCATGAGTGGATGATATCGGGACACGATATGCAGGTGTTGACCACAACCGTCCCCCCTGGCGAACAAGTCGTGACGGAAATAGGATCCTTCATGTACGGATCGGTCGACATGAAGACTAGCGTCGAATTGACACTATGCAGTCGGGTTGGTTTTGCCGGAGGGTTGTCGCGGATCTTGGGAGGCGAATCTTGTGTCAAAGTAATGCTCACCAACGCATCGAACGAAGAAGGTTACGTGGGTATTACACCCAACTTTCCAGCCAAGATTGTTCCCATCAAG TTTGGACATCACATCAGCCCCGATCACGCTTTGATTTCTCAAGGCGGTGCTTATATGAGTCATCTCGGAGACGTAAACGTCG GCTGCGATTTGGATGCCAGTCTCCGTACGTGTTGCTGCGCTGGCTTTGGCTGCTTTCGACAAAAGATTACGGGTAGCGATGAGAGTATCGCCTTTCTCGCAGCGGGTGGTACCCTGATTTATCGGTATTTGTCAGAAAACGAAACCATCACGGTGGATAGTCGCTCCGTTGTGGCTATGGAAGAGACCGTCACCTTGGGAATCGCTCCCAATGGTCGGATCTGCATGTGTTGTTTGGGAGGGGAAGGGTGTTTTTCCACCACCCTCACTGGACCCGGAAAAGTCTTTATGCAG AGTATGAACTTTCAAAAATTCCGAGACGCTGTCCAAACAACAGTCATTGACGATCGGGGCGACGGGAGTGAGAGTGCTTTTAACTAA
- a CDS encoding predicted protein: TAVVVGQAAKRRIDSHPHHTLYQAKRVLGRPSDDPAMTELREEVEFAVTADPEHGVVFGVPETSRPISPQQVGSYVVSHLMRITETFLGHDNIKSAVICVPAKFNAAQKLATYQAFRQAGVTVARVVEEPTAAALAYGLNRKEGVDHILVYDFGGGTLDVSLLHVSDGFVDVMGSDGDDRLGGADFDAAIAHFLLEHRHGQAVVSRVSQALQSLVQALPSNVDLEDQLSASYVSLEGFCTDLTTFRLSLTSREYEQSVQALYARSISPVTRLLNDLNLRHDDVDEVVMVGGTTRIPQIRKLVQQALPSASVNTHIDPDITVAYGAASVID; this comes from the exons ACGGCCGTTGTGGTCGGGCAAGCTGCGAAACGACGGATTGATTCCCATCCACACCACACCCTGTATCAAGCCAAACGCGTTTTGGGGCGGCCCTCGGACGACCCCGCCATGACGGAATTGCGGGAGGAGGTCGAATTCGCCGTGACGGCCGACCCCGAGCACGGCGTCGTCTTTGGTGTGCCCGAGACGTCGCGGCCAATTTCACCACAGCAGGTGGGATCGTACGTCGTCAGTCATCTCATGAGAATCACCGAAACCTTTTTGGGACACGACAACATCAAATCGGCCGTTATTTGCGTCCCCGCCAAATTCAATGCCGCGCAAAAACTCGCCACGTACCAAGCTTTCCGACAAGCCGGTGTTACCGTCGCGCGTGTCGTAGAAGAGCCCACAGCAGCCGCTTTGGCTTACGGGTTGAATCGGAAAGAAGGTGTGGATCACATCCTCGTGTACGATTTTGGTGGAGGCACACTCGACGTTTCCTTGCTGCACGTGAGCGACGGGTTCGTCGACGTCATGGGCAGCGACGGAGACGATCGACTGGGTGGTGCGGATTTTGACGCGGCCATTGCTCACTTTTTGCTCGAGCATCGCCATGGACAGGCCGTAGTTTCTCGAGTCTCACAAGCGTTACAGTCACTGGTCCAAGCTCTGCCCAGCAATGTGGATCTAGAAGACCAGCTTTCGGCATCGT ATGTGTCTCTCGAAGGTTTTTGCACCGACCTGACCACTTTCCGGCTGTCGCTAACCTCTCGCGAGTACGAACAGAGTGTGCAAGCGCTGTACGCACGCTCCATTTCGCCCGTGACACGCCTACTGAACGACTTGAATTTGCGTCACGATGATGTTGACGAGGTTGTCATGGTGGGCGGGACAACCCGCATCCCACAAATACGAAAACTCGTTCAACAGGCACTGCCATCAGCATCTGTGAATACACATATTGATCCGGACATCACCGTGGCTTACGGTGCCGCTTCCGTAATAGACTGA
- a CDS encoding predicted protein — MGSGPSSVLSLNTEDPKQDAAELMHIFPNRFVSEHDGSSCILVDAERSRTVLLIPAATSSTATWVCEENEIQAAVGKRDSVVERRILNDTIVVAEIQLPSGGKVVMIPPTLVQTREGRRELMSLLNRPLTDVPSGPESNGETESEKTAQEERMNEDSAASVGPGVSESLPTATLPKFTSLDVQLLRKAGKFDPNFPTNSRNPVEFETDLFKGKVLLLIRPTDPDEDPYWSERLFAKKKRNVVLQIQGKFKRKPKGKLFLGAEISQKMKVGLLTRGLLGLLIRCLERFFSDLRYSFGDTEGLEMPRVAAPAHSSFERVAVTPRGEVPPTISEDPFPESKEASSARRKAKNWDWNMEDTYSMTYYSMYIDLPTWHLVNLPMSGDINLRTLWSDSFLRIVLYEKTGKQQPHLQKYNNYAFAIQVTYFGDKDQSAEEELEDEERDNIFRVSDRSRLLEREESEGSEGENHSAGLKRLDSQSFPALMLADSDGEDFYDAEETSVSLVYEQSASDNDPAVSVDLLVTIDSIVPAWLDVVSNRGGYCRTFAIVVGSNVTFRSVQACESAIGDTGAQQRVSRLVDENFSPRMSTAERMRRMLGLVLVNGDQNNLQHFKREQSDFDATFLKRAPTPLSEKKHSIIRVSGFVARAVSDRHWIEEWAKITDCNISFYHPEKRKPHFRITISSIMRTERMEPNAFPHLPGFCFLVVETVGRSVYLMFSSETDCKAWLEVILRVKMLNQNDDRDSVASQDTSSPQLMEFDNPAEEFLHKSSMWNVKNRRILNCGQFCFRAQVNVKNPLILAEEALRLALNPSSDEDYQRRRQFLSSAAALKRANVRGLPEESRLAFFLNVYHTMIMHAFLVLGPPGSSLKWIGYFNNIAYEVGDDVFSLTELEHCIIRSKMAYPSQFISRFVLPKSQYAFALTKADYRINFALNCGSTSNPSCIFIFRPERLNEQLDAACRLYLSSVVVTVQKSSREVYVQLPRVCQWFSEDFGTQTEMISKIQPYLKTILYAPEPRCLIAGLLQFLHSVRSLLSSNDHILKSHRKYYSAEVPKKQSIHVRREHGPSSLASQRSVHKALSFSGFGMEETQQKRVAAVIFSADLARCVSNQHRLAPTYIGIRRVRPSSKLVKQALHGKEFGKIKPTTLPNVVFKMIDEETGEERRMTSKEKKKAKSKRRNQQREAFQQQKASEQARPQASDNPIASHEKNEAEKNLERLTNSEDGDCGKVWESEENNNDRYAHLSIDHSALEQELADLRGERDGVPPVALSAPLTFTGIQLGLLGDVRHTPALKIVLDEDLARKWGETLKESMLPAEAQRRAENLREMPYHLVPEVWMRMKPQMLGQPLQINTMPTVSVPVGPRDVAFYEIRPSLRDTYSRDTASDAVVQLLHSNTSLNLSCGAKFGSDFLLYDGNRSARHAFAGMRVVEGDEEFPLPKAYDLSGYVRCLNTAGKLALLAWVQRRGDVHHVAIIDLALEKLVDRGAKRSRQTALERRYNTLAKK, encoded by the exons ATGGGATCCGGTCCATCGTCCGTCCTGAGCCTTAACACGGAGGATCCAAAGCAAGATGCGGCGGAACTCATGCACATATTTCCGAACCGTTTCGTGTCCGAACACGACGGCTCGTCGTGCATTCTCGTCGATGCCGAGCGGAGTAGGACGGTTCTACTGATACCGGCCGCGACTTCCTCCACAGCAACGTGGGTCTGCGAAGAGAATGAGATACAAGCAGCGGTGGGCAAACGTGATTCGGTGGTAGAACGTCGGATTTTGAATGATACGATAGTCGTTGCAGAAATTCAACTCCCGTCCGGTGGTAAGGTTGTGATGATTCCACCCACCTTGGTGCAGACCAGAGAAGGTCGTAGGGAATTGATGTCGCTCCTAAATAGACCTCTGACAGATGTACCGTCGGGTCCCGAATCGAACGGGGAGACGGAATCGGAGAAAACAGCTCAAGAAGAAAGGATGAACGAGGATTCCGCTGCTTCCGTTGGCCCGGGTGTATCCGAGTCCTTGCCTACCGCGACGCTTCCAAAGTTCACGTCACTGGACGTGCAGTTATTGCGGAAAGCCGGCAAGTTTGACCCCAATTTCCCCACCAATTCACGAAATCCTGTCGAGTTTGAAACAGATCTGTTCAAGGGTAAAGTACTGTTGCTGATACGGCCTACCGATCCAGACGAAGATCCCTACTGGTCCGAGCGCCTCTTTGCCAAGAAAAAACGGAACGTTGTTTTACAAATTCAGGGAAAGTTCAAACGAAAACCCAAAGGCAAGCTTTTCCTAGGTGCCGAGATTTCTCAGAAAATGAAAGTTGGTCTCCTCACGCGAGGACTCTTGGGATTACTGATACGCTGTCTGGAACGTTTCTTTAGCGATTTGCGGTATTCCTTCGGAGACACAGAAGGATTGGAAATGCCGCGGGTTGCTGCACCGGCACATAGCTCGTTCGAACGCGTCGCGGTGACGCCTCGCGGCGAGGTGCCGCCCACCATATCGGAAGATCCTTTCCCCGAAAGCAAAGAGGCATCGTCGGCACGACGCAAGGCCAAAAATTGGGATTGGAACATGGAGGACACGTACTCGATGACGTACTATTCCATGTACATTGATCTTCCAACCTGGCATCTCGTGAACTTACCCATGTCCGGTGATATTAATCTCAGGACACTCTGGAGCGATTCGTTTTTGCGGATAGTACTTTACGAAAAGACGGGAAAGCAACAGCCTCATTTACAAAAGTATAACAATTATGCTTTTGCTATTCAG GTAACCTACTTCGGCGATAAAGACCAATCGGCAGAAGAAGAGCTCGAAGACGAGGAAAGAGACAACATTTTTAGAGTAAGCGATAGAAGTCGCTTGCTGGAACGGGAGGAATCTGAGGGATCTGAAGGTGAAAATCATAGTGCAGGCTTGAAACGCTTAGATAGTCAGTCATTCCCTGCACTCATGCTTGCAGATTCAGATGGTGAAGACTTCTACGATGCCGAGGAGACCAGTGTATCTTTGGTTTATGAGCAGAGCGCCTCCGACAATGACCCAGCTGTCTCCGTGGATTTGCTTGTAACAATTGACAGTATTGTGCCTGCTTGGCTTGATGTTGTTTCCAACAGAGGAGGTTATTGTCGAACAtttgcaattgttgttggttcGAACGTAACATTTCGCTCCGTTCAAGCTTGTGAATCGGCGATTGGGGATACTGGCGCTCAACAAAGAGTATCGAGGCTTGTCGACGAGAACTTTTCCCCGCGAATGTCCACGGCAGAACGAATGAGACGTATGCTCGGACTGGTCCTCGTGAACGGAGACCAAAACAATCTACAACATTTCAAAAGGGAACAGAGTGATTTTGACGCCACTTTTTTGAAGCGAGCCCCGACTCCTCTCTCAGAGAAAAAGCACTCCATTATTCGCGTTTCCGGTTTTGTAGCGAGAGCTGTCAGTGACCGGCATTGGATTGAGGAATGGGCAAAGATAACGGATTGCAATATTTCGTTTTATCATCCCGAGAAGAGAAAGCCCCACTTTCGAATCACGATTTCCAGCATTATGCGCACCGAGCGAATGGAACCGAACGCATTTCCTCATCTTCCAGGATTCTGTTTTTTGGTTGTAGAAACTGTTGGTCGTTCCGTCTACTTGATGTTTTCTTCGGAGACTGACTGTAAAGCATGGTTGGAAGTAATTCTCCGTGTAAAAATGTTGAATCAAAACGACGACCGTGACTCCGTTGCTTCACAAGACACGTCTTCACCGCAGCTCATGGAATTCGATAATCCAGCTGAGGAGTTTTTACACAAGAGTTCGATGTGGAATGTCAAGAATCGAAGGATATTGAACTGTGGACAGTTTTGCTTTCGGGCGCAAGTAAACGTCAAGAATCCTTTGATTCTGGCAGAAGAAGCGCTCAGACTGGCACTGAATCCGTCAAGCGATGAGGACTACCAAAGGCGACGACAATTTCTCAGTAGTGCTGCGGCATTGAAAAGAGCCAACGTTAGGGGGCTACCAGAAGAATCACGACTGGCATTTTTCTTGAACGTATACCATACTATGATTATGCATGCATTCTTGGTTCTGGGACCTCCCGGTTCTAGTCTGAAATGGATCGGCTACTTCAATAATATTGCGTATGAAGTGGGAGACGACGTCTTTTCGCTAACCGAGCTGGAGCATTGTATCATTCGCTCTAAAATGGCGTATCCTTCTCAGTTTATATCGAGATTTGTTCTTCCTAAGTCACAATATGCATTCGCTCTTACAAAAGCTGACTATCGCATCAATTTTGCATTGAACTGTGGGTCTACCAGCAACCCGAGCTGTATCTTTATTTTCCGTCCCGAGCGATTAAACGAACAATTGGATGCAGCCTGCCGATTGTACCTTTCCAGCGTTGTTGTGACTGTGCAAAAGAGCTCTCGTGAAGTGTATGTCCAGCTGCCACGCGTATGCCAGTGGTTTTCCGAAGACTTTGGGACGCAGACAGAGATGATATCCAAGATTCAGCCATATCTTAAAACAA ttctgtaTGCTCCCGAACCTCGCTGTCTGATTGCTGGTCTTCTGCAA TTCTTACATTCAGTCCGTTCCCTCCTTTCATCGAATGATCATATCCTCAAGTCCCATCGAAAATACTATTCTGCCGAAG TCCCGAAAAAGCAGTCCATACATGTACGACGGGAACATGGTCCAAGTTCGCTCGCATCCCAAAGGTCTGTACATAAAGCCCTTTCCTTCAGTGGATTCGGTATGGAAGAGACGCAACAGAAACGCGTAGCGGCCGTCATCTTTTCGGCAGATTTGGCCCGTTGCGTCAGCAACCAACATCGTCTTGCTCCTACTTATATTGGGATTCGGCGTGTGCGCCCGAGTTCGAAGCTTGTCAAACAAGCTCTTCACGGGaaagaatttggaaaaaTAAAACCAACGACACTTCCTAATGTCGTCTTCAAAATGATTGATGAAGAAACGGGCGAGGAGAGACGCATGACCAGtaaagaaaagaaaaaggccaaatcTAAGCGACGGAATCAACAAAGGGAGgctttccaacaacaaaaagcgTCGGAACAGGCACGTCCCCAAGCTAGCGATAATCCCATTGCCTCACATGAAAAGAATGAGGCAGAGAAAAATTTAGAGCGACTGACGAACAGCGAAGACGGCGATTGTGGAAAAGTGTGGGAATCGgaagaaaacaacaacgATCGGTACGCCCATCTTTCTATCGATCATTCCGCCTTGGAGCAAGAGCTGGCTGATTTGCGAGGTGAGAGAGATGGTGTGCCTCCGGTAGCGCTTTCTGCACCGCTGACCTTTACTGGAATACAGCTTGGTCTTTTGGGGGATGTACGTCATACCCCCGCACTCAAGATCGTCTTGGACGAGGACCTTGCCAGAAAATGGGGGGAAACGCTCAAAGAGAGTATGCTACCAGCAGAAGCACAACGCAGAGCAGAAAACCTACGCGAAATGCCTTATCATTTGGTCCCCGAAGTTTGGATGCGCATGAAACCGCAAATGTTGGGTCAGCCTTTGCAAATAAATACGATGCCGACAGTGTCAGTCCCTGTTGGTCCAAGAGACGTGGCATTCTACGAGATTCGTCCGTCGCTGAGGGACACATACTCACGGGATACAGCATCTGATGCAGTTGTTCAATTACTGCACAGTAACACGAGCCTCAATCTATCTTGCGGGGCAAAGTTTGGGAGTGATTTCTTGCTCTACGATGGCAATCGTTCCGCACGGCACGCCTTTGCTGGGATGCGGGTAGTAGAGGGCGACGAGGAATTTCCTCTTCCCAAAGCGTATGATTTATCAGGCTACGTGCGTTGTTTGAACACAGCTGGAAAGCTTGCCCTTTTGGCTTGGGTGCAACGACGTGGCGATGTCCATCATGTTGCGATTATTGATTTGGCGCTTGAAAAATTAGTCGACAGGGGTGCAAAGAGATCACGACAAACGGCCCTAGAACGGCGGTACAACACGCTGGCGAAAAAATAG
- a CDS encoding predicted protein (Gene is involved in carbon utilization but has no EST support. There is a signal peptide encoded at the 5'end of this gene. Predicted cleavage site is VRC-RS.), translated as MRLIAISLCCLMPCTVRCRSWRNIEPLHGWNENDTSGTIWRMEFNPLFTSAPTSMPTTATPSDIPSSRPSSFPSAPPSASPSVAPSPSPSTAPSESDPYRPNDPPKNPEQWYFNYDTSANALYGPGHAGIIQQQNNQFNVGYKNNRWGSVGNPPNNYWTEFMDNGFGPWRGILANRNPTRNMCDRVGMQSPIDLRPSGAVCDEHHEVRSRRGDFQIFEDEVTKEIQPNKLRLRYKRRPCRNLNELACQEPDPPNADFPNNWGGYADVTHIDFKVPGEHLIRGEKFDGEMQIFHIHRGRRRMVVQSVTIRATSTGFNSYFQEAIDVFRAVYDINIARCSALRRKERRLVSNAHIILGKNMTSKFHDYSSWGDFSTGLEDVELESKRSLRKSNWDPYHELLIPSIHFYRYDGSLTEPPCGEFVSWFVSDTPMRISLSQLEEVKTILFKNVDENCQPTSVQFGHSVARPIQETAGRPVWQCTPREFGPDP; from the exons ATGAGGCTGATTGCGATTTCGCTTTGTTGTTTGATGCCGTGCACGGTGCGATGCCGATCTTGGCGCAATATCGAGCCTCTTCACGGCTGGAATGAGAATGACACTTCCGGTACTATTTGGAGAATGGAGTTCAATCCGTTATTCACCTCGGCACCCACCTCGATGCCAACTACAGCGACGCCATCCGACATTCCCTCATCGAGGCCGTCATCCTTTCCTTCGGCTCCGCCATCGGCCTCACCGTCCGTAGCGCCATCCCCTTCACCTTCGACCGCACCAAGCGAATCTGATCCATACAGACCAAATGATCCACCTAAAAATCCAGAGCAGTGGTATTTCAACTACGATACCTCTGCAAATGCTTTGTATGGGCCTGGGCATGCTGGCATTATTCAACAGCAGAACAACCAGTTCAATGTCGGATACAAAAACAATCGGTGGGGCTCGGTAGGAAACCCTCCTAACAATTACTGGACTGAGTTTATGGACAATGGATTCGGTCCATGGAGAGGGATTTTGGCAAACCGAAATCCTACTCGAAACATGTGTGATCGAGTCGGGATGCAGAGTCCGATTGACCTTCGGCCGAGTGGGGCAGTTTGTGATGAACACCATGAGGTTCGATCTCGT AGAGGAGattttcaaattttcgaAGACGAGGTAACCAAAGAAATTCAGCCGAACAAACTACGATTGCGATACAAACGACGTCCATGTCGCAATCTGAATGAACTGGCATGCCAAGAG CCGGATCCACCGAATGCGGACTTTCCTAACAATTGGGGTGGCTATGCAGACGTGACCCATATTGACTTCAAAGTTCCAGGAGAGCATCTGATTCGAGGCGAAAAATTTGATGGGGAAATGCAGATTTTTCACATTCATCGAGGAAGGCGACGTATGGTGGTACAAAGCGTTACAATTCGAGCCACAAGTACAGGCTTCAACAGCTACTTCCAGGAGGCGATTGATGTCTTTCGAGCGGTATATGACATCAATATAGCTCGATGTTCGGCCCTTCGAAGAAAGGAACGTCGTCTTGTCTCGAATGCCCATATTATATTGGGAAAGAACATGACTAGCAAATTCCATGATTATTCATCTTGGGGTGATTTCTCGACGGGACTTGAGGATGTTGAATTGGAAAGCAAGCGCTCGCTTCGAAAATCAAATTGGGATCCTTACCACGAGCTGCTCATTCCTTCCATACATTTTTATCGGTACGATGGATCTTTGACAGAGCCACCGTGTGGCGAATTTGTCTCTTGGTTTGTTTCTGACACTCCCATGAGAATCAGTTTGAGCCAGTTGGAAGAGGTCAAAACAATATTATTCAAGAATGTTGACGAAAATTGCCAACCTACCAGTGTACAATTTGGCCATAGCGTGGCGCGCCCGATTCAGGAAACAGCGGGTCGTCCAGTCTGGCAATGTACTCCCCGAGAGTTTGGCCCCGACCCGTAA
- a CDS encoding predicted protein: protein MFEEDRVDKVAEPERRAFTYLMLSSVRFAYASAARLLVVKFVASMSASADVLALAFSEFDLSSIEMGKTITAKWRGKPVFIRRRSAAEIATEAAVPMEYLRDQETDADRTLKPEFIVVLGICPHLGCVPVSNAGDFGGWFCPCHGSHYDKSGRIRKGPSPLNLEVPPYKFIDENVILMG, encoded by the coding sequence ATGTTTGAAGAAGACCGTGTTGACAAGGTTGCCGAACCTGAACGCCGCGCTTTTACGTATTTGATGCTTTCTTCTGTCCGTTTCGCTTACGCTTCGGCTGCCCGTCTTCTGGTCGTTAAGTTCGTCGCTTCCATGAGCGCGTCCGCCGATGTTCTTGCTCTTGCGTTCTCTGAATTTGATCTCTCTTCTATTGAAATGGGAAAGACCATTACCGCGAAGTGGCGCGGAAAGCCTGTTTTTATCCGACGCCGATCGGCGGCTGAAATTGCCACCGAAGCGGCCGTTCCAATGGAATACCTTCGTGATCAGGAAACTGACGCAGACCGTACCCTCAAGCCTGAATTTATTGTTGTGTTGGGTATCTGTCCCCACTTGGGTTGCGTGCCTGTGTCCAACGCAGGTGACTTTGGTGGATGGTTCTGTCCGTGTCACGGATCTCACTACGATAAGTCCGGACGTATTCGAAAGGGACCGTCTCCGCTGAACTTGGAAGTTCCGCCATACAAGTTTATCGACGAAAACGTCATTTTGATGGGTTAA
- a CDS encoding predicted protein, with the protein MRISAETIQQAEQRVNPDGERELVLRELAIPFIENMGAARDDYDAWDLTNNRIVRLENFPRVRRLATLHCSGNNIESVDAINISKNANCIRHLYMSDNNIASLGELVNIGEACAGLEHLCLVGNAVTRQQHYRLFAIAKIPSLKVLDFRKIKPGEREKAAKFAISTAGAALEEDVQKSLPKTFVPGEALDGGRSFTHRFTAAEKEKIRAMLDNAMSAKDVEAIENAVSNGVLPAGLVVEENQPDSKRRKI; encoded by the exons ATGCGGATTAGCGCAGAAACCATACAGCAGGCCGAGCAGCGTGTGAATCCCGACGGTGAGCGCGAGCTTGTGCTTCGGGAGCTAGCGATTCCTTTCATCGAGAATATGGGCGCTGCTCGGGATGATTACGACGCTTGGGACTTGACCAACAATCGAATAGTGCGCCTGGAAAATTTTCCACGGGTACGAAGGCTCGCGACACTTCACTGCTCGGGGAACAACATTGAAAGTGTGGACGCCATAAATATTTCCAAAAATGCAAATTGCATACGACATCTCTACATGAGTGACAACAACATTGCGTCTCTGGGGGAACTGGTTAATATCGGTGAAGCGTGTGCAGGCCTCGAGCATTTATGTTTAGTTGGGAATGCCGTAACTC GGCAACAACATTACCGACTGTTTGCTATTGCCAAGATTCCATCTCTTAAAGTTTTAGATTTTCGAAAAATTAAGCCAGGTGAGCGCGAGAAAGCTGCCAAGTTTGCTATCAGCACGGCTGGTGCTGCACTAGAGGAGGATGTGCAAAAGTCTTTGCCCAAAACTTTTGTTCCTGGTGAAGCATTGGATGGCGGGCGGTCGTTTACTCACAGATTCACGGCGgctgaaaaggaaaagattAGAGCTATGCTTGATAATGCTATGTCGGCCAAAGACGTAGAAGCAATCGAAAATGCCGTCAGCAACGGTGTTCTACCGGCAGGACTCGTAGTAGAAGAGAACCAGCCAGATTCGAAACGAAGGAAGATATAA